One genomic segment of Primulina tabacum isolate GXHZ01 chromosome 9, ASM2559414v2, whole genome shotgun sequence includes these proteins:
- the LOC142504344 gene encoding uncharacterized protein LOC142504344 — MTVNLTENCSALVQNKIPPKLKDPGSFSIPCIIGDVVFHKALCDLGASINIMPLSVFKKLGLGEPKPTRMSLPLADRSVKYPRGVIEDVLMKVDKFIFPTDFVVLNMEEDMEMHLILGRPFLATGKALIDVQEGKLRLRVGEEEITFDVLNELKHTLHSDSCYRIDAFDSLVSNYVQDALRDPLEATLNTELREDELDTEKAEIVAYLNANQPWNRPIRMRLEDLGDRRDLISQKCDGGQTAESLESTQECFAWKVADIKGINPSVCMHKILMEEKYSPRVQPQRRLSPKMQEVVRAETIKLLDAVIIYPISDSAWNFKVVLTRCEETNLVLNWENCHFMVQEGIVLGHKISEHGIEVDKAKVEVIKYLPPPTSRKGVRIFLGHADFYRRFIKDFSKIAKPLSFLLMKDVPFDFNSYCLQAYEDLKERLVTALVLVAPDWDLSFEVMCDASDTAVGAVIGQRKNKVFHTIYYASKTLDEAQLDYATTEKELLAVVFALDKFHSYLVLSKVIVYTDHSGLKYLLAKKDAKPRILRWILLLLEFDLQIKDKKGIENVVADNLSRLELISTDCVDHAIKDWFPDEQLFELEEFRNLAYDLALSYKEKTKKAHDRQIIERKFKEGENVLLYNSRLRLFPEKLKSRWSGPFVISKVYPSGAVELQDGKDETFTVNAQQLKHYMSGIIEPQLGVTRLQDNLN, encoded by the exons ATGACGGTTAATCTAACTGAAAATTGCTCCGCTTTGGTGCAAAACAAAATCCCACCGAAACTTAAAGAcccagggagtttttctattccttgcataATTGGTGATGTGGTTTTTCATAAAGCTTTGTGTGATCTGGGTGCAAGTATTAATATTATGCCTTTGTCTGTGTTTAAGAAACTTGGATTGGGAGAACCTAAGCCAACGAGGATGTCTTTACCGCTAGCggacagatctgtcaagtatccacgGGGAGTTATTGAGGATGTGCTAATGAAAGTCGACAAATTCATTTTTCCTACAGATTTCGTGGTGCTCAACATGGAGGAGGATATGGAGATGCATTTGATTTTGGGGAGACCAttccttgcaactggcaagGCTCTAATTGATGTGCaggaagggaagttgagattgagagtgggagAAGAGGAGATTACTTTTGACGTTCTTAATGaacttaagcacacactgcattCTGATAGTTGTTATAGAATTGATGCTTTTGATTCTCTTGTGTCTAACTATGTGCAGGATGCTCTTAGGGACCCTTTGGAAGCCACTCTCAATACTGAATTAAGGGAAGACGAATTGGATACAGAGAAAGCCGAAATAGTGGCATACCTCAATGCCAACCAGCCATGGAATAGGCCAATAAGGATGAGATTAGAGGACTTGGGGGATCGAAGAGACTTGATCTCTCAGAA ATGTGATGGAGGACAAACTGCTGAAAGTCTTGAAAGCACACAAGAGTGCTTTGCATGGAAAGTGGCGGATATCAAAGGGATCAATCCATCAGTCTGTATGCACAAGATATTGATGGAAGAAAAGTACTCACCCCGTGTGCAACCTCAAAGAAGATTGagtccaaagatgcaagaggtagtaagAGCAGAAACTATCAAACTCCTTGATGCAGTtattatctatcctatatcTGATAGTGCATGG AATTTTAAGGTGGTATTGACGAGATGCGAGGAGACAAACTTGGTGCTGAATTGGGAAAATTGTCATTTTATGGTACAAGAAGGAATAGTATTGGGGCACAAAATATCAGAGCATGGAATAGAGGTGGATAAGGCAAAAGTAGAAGTTATCAAGTACTTACCACCTCCGACATCCAGAAAGGGAGTTAGAATTTTTCTAGGCCACGCCGATTTTTATCGacgttttattaaagatttttcaaaaattgccaaACCTCTATCTTTTTTACTCATGAAAGATGTGCCGTTTGATTTTAACTCTTACTGTCTGCAGGCATACGAGGATTTAaaggagcgcttggtgacgGCTCTTGTTTTGGTGGCACCGGATTGGGATCTATCCTTCGAGGTCATGTGCGATGCCAGCGATACTGCGGTTGGTGCTGTTATTGGCCAACGGaaaaacaaggtatttcatacaatATACTACGCAAGTAAAACCTTAGATGAGGCTCAATTGGATTATGCAACCACTGAAAAGGAATTACTTGCCGTAGTATTCGCGCTTGATAAATTTCATTCATATCTTGTTTTGTCCAAAGTCATTGTTTACACAGACCACTCTGGACTGAAATATTTACTTGCGAAgaaagatgcaaagccacgcatacttaggtggattttattgttactaGAATTTGATCTACAAATAAAAGATAAGAAGGGTATTGAGAATGTAGTAGCAGATAACTTGTCTAGATTAGAATTGATTAGTACTGACTGTGTAGATCATGCTATTAAAGATTGGTTTCCTGATGAGCAGCTATTTGAG TTGGAGGAATTCCGGAATCTGGCATATGATCTCGCACTGTCATACAAGGAAAAGACAAAGAAGGCTCATGACAGGCAAATCATCGAAAGAAAATTCAAAGAAGGCGAAAATGTCCTACTCTACAACTCCCGGTTGCGACTGTTTCCCGAAAAATTGAAGTCCCGATGGTCTGGTCCATTCGTGATTTCTAAAGTTTACCCATCGGGAGCTGTAGAATTGCAAGATGGAAAGGATGAGACATTTACGGTCAATGCCCAGCAACTGAAGCACTACATGAGTGGCATAATTGAGCCACAACTTGGAGTCACTCGGTTACAGGACAATCTGAACTGA